CACGAACACCTGGGTGCTGCACTCCACCTCGACCGACGAGGTCGTCGTGATCGACCCCGGTCCGCTCGACGAGACCCACCTCGAACGCGTCGCCACCCACGTCGAGGAGCTCGGTGCGCGGGTGGCGCTCACCCTCGTCACCCACGGGCACTTCGACCACGACGAGGGCGTGCCGCACTTCCTCGACCGCACCGGCTCACCCGTCCGTGGTGCCGGCCGCGGCGAAGCGTTCACGGACGGTGAGCGAATCACCCTGGGAGACATCGACCTTCGCGTGCTCGTGACTCCCGGTCACACCAAGGACTCGGTGTCGTTCGCGTGGGAGGACGAGCGGCTGCTGCTCACCGGTGACACCGTGCTCGGTCGCGGCACCAGCATCGTCGCCTACCCCGACGGCAACCTCGGCTCCTACCTCGACTCGCTCGACGCGATGTACGCCGCCGCGTCCGAGAGTGGGCTGATGCTCGCTCCGGGACACGGTCCGACCGCACCCGAGGCTGCTGCGGTCATCGACTTCTACCGCAAGCACCGCGCCGAACGACTCGACCAGGTGCGGGCGGCGTTGGCCGACGGCGCGAGCGACGCCGACGACGTCGCGCAGGCGATCGTCGAGCACGTGTACGCCGACGTGCCCAAGTCGGTCTGGCCGGCCGCGAAGGCCACGGTGCAGGCGCAACTGGAGTATCTCGGCGAGCGCTCGTAGCGCTTCAACACGCAAACGCGCGGGATATCGAGAACTGCCCGGGTAATGACCCGAGCGTTTCTCGATACCCCGCGCGTTTGCGTAAGGGGTGAGGTGTCAGCGGCTCCTACGCTGCAGGCGCTCGACGTCGAGCAGCGTCACCGCGCGCGCCTCGAGCTTGACCCAACCGCGCGCGGAGAAGTCGGCCAGCGCCTTGTTGACGGTCTCGCGGGAGGCGCCGACAAGCTGCGCGAGCTCCTCCTGGGTGAGGTCGTGCGCGACCAGCACACCCTCGTCCACCGGCTTGCCGAAGCGCTGGGAGAGGTCGAGCAGGGCCTTGGCAACGCGTCCGGGCACGTCGGTGAAGACGAGGTCGCCCAGTGCCTCGTTGGTGCGACGCAGGCGGCGGGCGAGCGCGGTGAGCATGGTCATCGAGACCTCGGGCCGCTGCTGCAGGAAGTCCTTCATCGCCTGGTGGCCGATGCCGACGAGCTCGGTGTCGGCGACCGCGGTGGCGGTGGCGGTGCGGGCGCCCGGGTCGAACAGCGACAACTCACCGAGCATCTCGCCGACGCCGAGGATGGCGAGGAGGTTCTCGCGGCCGTCGGGGGAGCGGCGGCCGAGCTTCACCTTGCCGTCGGTGATGACGTACAGCGAGTCGCCCTGGTCGCCCTCGTGGAACAGCTCCTGACCCCGCGGCACCTTGGTGCGGGTCATCGATTCCAGCAGGGCCTCGGCGGCCTGGTCGTCCAGTGCGGCGAAAAGGGGCGCTTTGCGTACGGCTTGGGTGTCCACGGGGGTCAGTCTGCCACGGCAGTGGCGTAGTTCACGTCCACGCCGTTGGCACGCGCCGCGACTGTCCCGAATTCGCACCCGATCACGGTCGGGCGGGCGGCTGTCAGGGGTGCTGCCTAGGCTGGCGGATGTGAAGCCGATCGACATTGCGGACGAAGCGCCGGTGGCCCGCACCCGGCGGGCTCGCAAGACCTACCGCGCGCTGCACGAGTTCTACCCCTACGCCCACTGCGAGCTCGACTTCGAGACGCCGCTGCAGTTGCTGGTGGCCACGATCCTGTCGGCGCAGACCACCGACGTCGGGGTCAACAAGGTCACGCCGGTGCTGTTCGCGCGGTACCCCGATGCGAAGGCGCTCGCCGAGGCCGACCGCACCGAGTTGGAGGAGTTGCTGCGCCCCACCGGGTTTTTCCGGGCGAAGGCCAACTCGGTGCAGACTCTGGGGCAGGTGCTGACCGAACGGTTCAACGGCGAGGTGCCGAACAAGCTGGCCGACCTCGTCACGCTGCCCGGTGTGGGGCGCAAGACCGCAAATGTGGTGCTCGGCGACGCGTTCGGCATCCCGGGCATCACCGTCGACACCCACTTCGGACGTCTGGTGCGGCGGCTCGGCTGGACCGCCGAGACCGACCCGGTGAAGGTCGAGCACGAGATCGGTGCGCTGTTCCCGCGCAAGGACTGGACGATGCTCAGCCACGTGCTGATCTTCCACGGCCGACGGATGTGCCACGCCAAGCGTCCGGCCTGCGGGGTGTGCCCGGTGGCGCGGTGGTGTCCCTCCTACGGCGAGGGCGAACTCGACGAGACGAAGGCACGCAAGCTGCTGAAGTTCGAGTTGGCGCCCGGTCGCGAGGACGAGCTGGAACGGTTGCGCGCGGAGTACGCGTCGTGACCGCCCCGGTGCCCGGCTGGCTGCCCGGCCTCATGCAGCGGGCCGGCGCCGGTGACTCCTTCTTCAACAGCCTGGGGGTGCCCGAGGGGCGCCGCTCGGCGGTGCTCATCCTGTTCGGCCCGAGCGAGGTGGGGGGAGAGGACGTGCTGCTCACCCAGCGGTCCGAGCACATGCGCAAGCACCCCGGCCAGGTGTCCTTCCCCGGCGGGGGCATCGACGACACCGATGTCGACGCGACCGCGGCGGCACTGCGTGAAGCGCACGAGGAGGTCGACCTCGACGCGTCCGGGGTGAGCGTGCTCGGCGAGTTGCCCGCCGTCCCGTTGACGGTCACCGGCTATCACGTGACGCCGGTCGTGGGCTGGTGGCACGACCCGTCGGAGGTGCACGCCAAGAGCCGCCACGAGGTCGACCGGGTGGCGCGGGTGCGCCTCGACGACCTCGTCGACCCGGCCAACCGGTTCACCGCGATCCACCCGTCGCGGCAGTTCGCGGCGCCGGCGTTCGAGGCCGGCGGGCTGTACATCTGGGGGTTCACCGCGATCCTGCTCGACGCCGTGCTCGGCCAGGCCGGGCTCGAGCGCCCGTGGAACACCGCCGACGAGCGCACCGTGCCGGCCCGCTTCCTGCGCCGCTGACTTCGCTTCCGGCGAACGATGAAGCCCCGGCCGTCTCGGCCGGGGCTTCATCCGTGGTTCTGGGGTGCGGCGTCAGGACGCCTTCGGCGGCTTGAGCGCCGCAACCGTCTTCTGCGCGTTGTCGATCGTCTTGACCGGCTTGCCCTGCATCTTGCTGAGCGCGCTCTTGCCCATGAGGGCGAGGATCAACGTGATCACCAGCAGCACGCCGCCGATGATCAGGAACCCGGCCCACTCCGGCAGTCCGGCGGCCACGAGGCCCCAGGCGGCGGCGGTGAGCAGGAAGCCGAGCATGTACAGCGCGACGACGCCGGCGCCGACGAGCAGGCCCGCTCCCTTGCCGCCCTTGCTCACGTCCGACTTGATCTCCATCTTCGCCAGCGCGATCTCGCCCTTGACGATCGACGAGAGGTCCTGCGACGCGTCAGCGACGAGCTGACCGAGTGTGCGCTCCTGGGCCATTCGAATTCCTCTTCAGACTTGCTGGACGTTTGGACTTCTCCACGCCGTGAAACCGGCGTGACATCGCACCTACCCTAGCGTCCGGTTTCCGTCTGTGGTTGCTGCACCGCCGCGACCTGGGCCACGTTGATACACGTCCGGGATGCCGTCCAGATCGTCGTCGCGGGTCTCGTCGTCGTGGATGCGGGCGTAGATCTTGTTGCGGCTGCGCAGCACGATCGTGGCGAGCAGCGCCGCGATGAGCGACCCGATGAGCACACCGATCTTCACGTGTTCGTCGGCGATCGACCCTGCGCCGAAGGCCAGCTCGCCGATCAGCAACGACACGGTGAACCCGACGCCGGCCAGCAGCGACAGGCCGAACAGGTCGGACCACGCGATGTCGTCGTCGAGTTCGGCGCGGGTGAATCGGGCCATCAGGAAGGTGCTGCCGAAGATGCCGACGAGCTTGCCGAGCACCAGCCCCGCGACCACCCCGATGGTGATCGGGTCGGTGAATGCCTTCGCCAGATCGCCGCCGACGAAGCTCACCCCGGCGGCGAAGAACGCGAACACCGGCACGCAGAAACCGGCCGACAGCGGACGGATGCGGTGCTCCAGGCGCTCGCCCAGACTGTGCCCTCCGGGGGCACGGCTGGCCGGCACGACCAGGCCGAGCACGACGCCGGCGATGGTGGCGTGCACGCCGGAGTTGAGCACCAGCACCCACGTGGCGACCCCGAGCGGGAGCAACAGCCACCAGGGGTGACTTCGCGTGCGTGAGACCCAGCCGAACGCCGCGACCGGCAGCACCGCGAGAGCGAGCATCGGCAGATCGAGGTCGGAGCTGAAGAACACCGCGATGATCGTGATCGCAATCAGGTCGTCGACGACGGCGAGGGTGAGCAGGAACGATCGCAGCGCCGACGGCAGGTGCGTGCCGATGACCGCGAGCACCGCGAGGGCGAACGCGATGTCGGTGGCGGTGGGCACGGCCCAGCCGCGCAGGTCGCCGTCCAGCAGCAGTTGGGCGACGGTGAAGACAATGGCCGGGACGGCGACCCCGCAGGCCGCGGCGACGACCGGCACCGTCGCCTTGGCCGGGTCGCGCAGGTCGCCGTGCACGAACTCGTGCTTCAACTCCAGCCCGACGACGAAGAAGAACACCGCGAGGAGCCCGTCGGCCGCCCAGTGCGCCACCGACAGGTGGATGCCGAGCGGTGCGATGTCGAGGTGGTGATCGGCGAGTGCGGTGTAGCCGTCGCGCCAGGGGGAGTTGGACCAGAGCAGCGCGAGCACGGTGGCGAGCAGGAGCAGCGCGCCGCCAACGGTCTCCTGGCGCAGCAGGGCGGCGACGCGTTCGGCCTCGGGCCATTCGCCGCGGGAGAAAAGACGGGGGCGGTTTGCGGAGCTCATGGGCCTCGCTTTCAGGGTAGGTGGCAGCAACTGCCGACCAGACTTCCCGGCACACCGTGGTGGTGATTCTACCGGCGCACGGACGGGGAACTCGGCGCCATACGGTTGGCCCGTGCAAAACAACGTGCGAATCAACGTGGAAATCAAGCTCTGCGCCGGCGTCCATGTCTGACGTCGTCGCCGCGGTCAACGCCCTCGCCCAGCTTCCGGAGGTGCCCGAGGCGATCGACACCGCCCGCGAGGCGTGCACGGCGCTGCGCTGGCACCCCGCGCTGCGACGGCGGATCCCGGAGGCGTCGGCCGAGTCGCGGGTGCGTGGCGCGACCGCCAGTGCCGCGCTCGACGGTGCCCAGATGTCGGTGACGATCGTGCGCGACGTGTTCCGTGGCGCACGCACCTGGCCGGCCGATCCCGACCCGCTCGAGCGGACGGTGGCTGCTGCGCTCCGGGTCAGCGCCGCGACCGAGCAGGTGCGCTCGATGGTCGTCACCTCGCCCCGCCAGGCGCTCGCCCGTCTGCACACTGCCGCGATGGCCGAACTGCTGCCCGCCGACCAGGTGGGCCGCCCACGCCGCGCCGGCGAGGACAGCCGGGAGATGCTCGAACTCGGGCCGGCCCCCGACGCGGTCGAGGCGACGCAGCGTCTCGATCAGATCTGCGAACTCCTTTCCCGCAGTGCGCAATTGCCAACCGTCGTTGTCGCCGCGGTGGTGCACGCCGAGCTTGTTGCAGCGCGTCCGTTCGTGCACGGCAATGCGCTGGTGGCCCGCGCGTTCGAGCGGGCGCTGGTGTGGGGGAGCGGGCTCGACCCGACCGGCGTGGCGGTGCCCGAGCAGGCTCACCACTCGATGGCCACCGACTACCAAGGCGCGATGGGGGCGTACGCGTCGGGCGACCCGCAAGGGGTGCGGTTGTGGGTGCTGCACGAGGCCGCCGCGCTCACCCGTGCCGCCGGTGCAGGGCACGACGTGTGCGACGCGGTGCTCGCTGGACGGCTCACTTCGGATTCCTCAGGATCCCTTGCATCGGACCATCGACAGGAGTAGACCTTTACTCAGGCAACAAGCCGCAGGACCGCCGCAACTGAACAGGGCACCCACGCGAAGGCAGTTCACAGAGTGGACAGCTCGTCCGGCCCCTCGAGGTTCGGCGACAACCAGAATGCACGCTTGGTAACCCTGCTGACGATGCGGTCGATGAAGCCCTGCTCCGGTTCTCGGAGCAGGGCTTCATCTCGTTCTGAGTCGTTGTTCTGCCGTCGTTCTGGGCCGTTGAGCGGCCGTTATTGGATACCGATGCTTTCTGTGTGGCGACAAAACGGCAAAAGGTAAGAACTTGGTAAGGAAACGGTCAGACCACTTGTTCCGATGGCCCTGCTGCTCGCACCATTGACATGTCCGCGCTCCCTTTAGAGGTCGTAGCGCAGTGTTCGTCCTCATCCCCCCTGGGTGACGAACACCGAAGGCCCCGCCGTCCCCCCGGCGGGGCCTTCCGCTGTCCGCAGCCGGATCGGTTCGGGGCCGGCTGATTCCACAGCCGCACTCCCCGTCGCCGGGCTTCCACAGAAGTCGGTTGGCGGCTGGTCGCCCGGGGTGCGGCGATCGACTCTTTCGCCCATGAACGGATTCGCAAGCGCCCTGCACCTCGTCGGCGCAGACGTGGCAGCTCCGCTGCGAGCAGCGGTCGTGCGCGTCGCCGCCGAGCGGGGCCACGAGCCGGTGCTCGTCGATCTCGACCCGTGGGCCGGCGGCAGCGATGTGCTGCTCGGGCTGGAACACGTGGCCGGTGTGCGCTGGCACGACCTCGACGGCGCCGACGGTGAGTTCGACGCCGACGGGCTGTTGCACCGGCTGCCGGCCGGGCCGCTCGGGGAGCGGGTGCTCGCCCACGACCGCTGGGCGGCGCGGCCGGTCGATCCCGACGTCGTGCGTGCGGCGATGCATGCGCTGCGGCTGTCGGCCGGGCTGCTCGTCGTCGACGGCGCTGTCCCGGCCGACCTGCCCGAACTGCGCCGCCCACGCGACCGGGTGTGGGTGGCGATCGGCGCCGACGTGCGCTCCAGTGCCGCAGGAATCGCTGCGACGCAATGGCTTTCGCTTCAGGGTGTGCAGCACCGCACGGTGCTGCTGCACACGGGGGCGGCTCCCGAGCACGACGAGTTCGACCGCATCGACGAGTTGGTGCGGGTCGGCCGATCGGAGTGGCGCGACCTCGATCGGGGCGTGCTCTGCGGACGTCGCAACGGGCCCCTGCGGGCGTTCGCGGGACGGTTGCTCGACGACCTCGTCGACGGGCAGGTGGCGGCATGAGCGGGTCGGT
This genomic stretch from Calidifontibacter indicus harbors:
- a CDS encoding Crp/Fnr family transcriptional regulator, translating into MDTQAVRKAPLFAALDDQAAEALLESMTRTKVPRGQELFHEGDQGDSLYVITDGKVKLGRRSPDGRENLLAILGVGEMLGELSLFDPGARTATATAVADTELVGIGHQAMKDFLQQRPEVSMTMLTALARRLRRTNEALGDLVFTDVPGRVAKALLDLSQRFGKPVDEGVLVAHDLTQEELAQLVGASRETVNKALADFSARGWVKLEARAVTLLDVERLQRRSR
- a CDS encoding phage holin family protein, yielding MAQERTLGQLVADASQDLSSIVKGEIALAKMEIKSDVSKGGKGAGLLVGAGVVALYMLGFLLTAAAWGLVAAGLPEWAGFLIIGGVLLVITLILALMGKSALSKMQGKPVKTIDNAQKTVAALKPPKAS
- the nth gene encoding endonuclease III; this translates as MKPIDIADEAPVARTRRARKTYRALHEFYPYAHCELDFETPLQLLVATILSAQTTDVGVNKVTPVLFARYPDAKALAEADRTELEELLRPTGFFRAKANSVQTLGQVLTERFNGEVPNKLADLVTLPGVGRKTANVVLGDAFGIPGITVDTHFGRLVRRLGWTAETDPVKVEHEIGALFPRKDWTMLSHVLIFHGRRMCHAKRPACGVCPVARWCPSYGEGELDETKARKLLKFELAPGREDELERLRAEYAS
- a CDS encoding NUDIX hydrolase; protein product: MTAPVPGWLPGLMQRAGAGDSFFNSLGVPEGRRSAVLILFGPSEVGGEDVLLTQRSEHMRKHPGQVSFPGGGIDDTDVDATAAALREAHEEVDLDASGVSVLGELPAVPLTVTGYHVTPVVGWWHDPSEVHAKSRHEVDRVARVRLDDLVDPANRFTAIHPSRQFAAPAFEAGGLYIWGFTAILLDAVLGQAGLERPWNTADERTVPARFLRR
- the nhaA gene encoding Na+/H+ antiporter NhaA, whose product is MSSANRPRLFSRGEWPEAERVAALLRQETVGGALLLLATVLALLWSNSPWRDGYTALADHHLDIAPLGIHLSVAHWAADGLLAVFFFVVGLELKHEFVHGDLRDPAKATVPVVAAACGVAVPAIVFTVAQLLLDGDLRGWAVPTATDIAFALAVLAVIGTHLPSALRSFLLTLAVVDDLIAITIIAVFFSSDLDLPMLALAVLPVAAFGWVSRTRSHPWWLLLPLGVATWVLVLNSGVHATIAGVVLGLVVPASRAPGGHSLGERLEHRIRPLSAGFCVPVFAFFAAGVSFVGGDLAKAFTDPITIGVVAGLVLGKLVGIFGSTFLMARFTRAELDDDIAWSDLFGLSLLAGVGFTVSLLIGELAFGAGSIADEHVKIGVLIGSLIAALLATIVLRSRNKIYARIHDDETRDDDLDGIPDVYQRGPGRGGAATTDGNRTLG
- a CDS encoding Fic family protein gives rise to the protein MSDVVAAVNALAQLPEVPEAIDTAREACTALRWHPALRRRIPEASAESRVRGATASAALDGAQMSVTIVRDVFRGARTWPADPDPLERTVAAALRVSAATEQVRSMVVTSPRQALARLHTAAMAELLPADQVGRPRRAGEDSREMLELGPAPDAVEATQRLDQICELLSRSAQLPTVVVAAVVHAELVAARPFVHGNALVARAFERALVWGSGLDPTGVAVPEQAHHSMATDYQGAMGAYASGDPQGVRLWVLHEAAALTRAAGAGHDVCDAVLAGRLTSDSSGSLASDHRQE
- a CDS encoding MBL fold metallo-hydrolase, giving the protein MTEKPWTGGVVSDRSTVLLCPNPGPMTLDGTNTWVLHSTSTDEVVVIDPGPLDETHLERVATHVEELGARVALTLVTHGHFDHDEGVPHFLDRTGSPVRGAGRGEAFTDGERITLGDIDLRVLVTPGHTKDSVSFAWEDERLLLTGDTVLGRGTSIVAYPDGNLGSYLDSLDAMYAAASESGLMLAPGHGPTAPEAAAVIDFYRKHRAERLDQVRAALADGASDADDVAQAIVEHVYADVPKSVWPAAKATVQAQLEYLGERS